One stretch of Halichoerus grypus chromosome 10, mHalGry1.hap1.1, whole genome shotgun sequence DNA includes these proteins:
- the FAM136A gene encoding protein FAM136A isoform X1, whose product MAEMQQLRVQEAVDSMVKSLERENIRKMQGLMFRCSASCCEDSQASMQQVHQCIERCHAPLAQAQALVTSELEKFQDRLARCTMHCNDKAKDSIDAGSKELQVKRQLESCVTKCVDDHMHLIPTMTKKMKESLLSIGK is encoded by the exons ATGGCGGAGATGCAGCAGCTGCGGGTACAGGAGGCGGTGGACTCCATGGTGAAGAgtctggagagagagaacatcagGAAGATGCAG ggcctcATGTTCAGGTGCAGTGCCAGCTGCTGTGAGGACAGCCAGGCCTCCATGCAGCAGGTTCATCAGTGCATTGAACGCTGCCATGCGCCTCTGGCTCAAGCCCAGGCCTTGGTGACCAGTGAGTTGGAGAAGTTCCAG GACCGCCTGGCCCGATGCACCATGCATTGCAATGACAAAGCCAAAGATTCAATAGATGCGGGAAGTAAAGAGCTTCAGGTGAAACGGCAGCTGGAGAGTTGTGTGACCAAGTGTGTGGATGACCACATGCACCTCATCCCGACCATGACCAAGAAGATGAAGGAGTCTCTCTTGTCCATTGGGAAATAG
- the FAM136A gene encoding protein FAM136A isoform X2 has translation MGLMFRCSASCCEDSQASMQQVHQCIERCHAPLAQAQALVTSELEKFQDRLARCTMHCNDKAKDSIDAGSKELQVKRQLESCVTKCVDDHMHLIPTMTKKMKESLLSIGK, from the exons ATG ggcctcATGTTCAGGTGCAGTGCCAGCTGCTGTGAGGACAGCCAGGCCTCCATGCAGCAGGTTCATCAGTGCATTGAACGCTGCCATGCGCCTCTGGCTCAAGCCCAGGCCTTGGTGACCAGTGAGTTGGAGAAGTTCCAG GACCGCCTGGCCCGATGCACCATGCATTGCAATGACAAAGCCAAAGATTCAATAGATGCGGGAAGTAAAGAGCTTCAGGTGAAACGGCAGCTGGAGAGTTGTGTGACCAAGTGTGTGGATGACCACATGCACCTCATCCCGACCATGACCAAGAAGATGAAGGAGTCTCTCTTGTCCATTGGGAAATAG